A segment of the Verrucomicrobiota bacterium genome:
AGAGGATGCCTGGACAAACCTTCCTAGTGGAAAGGCCGTAGTTGAAGGAGCAAAAGCACGTGCGCTTGAGCTTGGATTCACCATTCAGCATATGTGGTGCAATTCAAAAAATCTGTCTGCTAACCGCTTTGATCAGATATTAAAAGCCAGAGGAATTCGCGGACTTATCTTGGCTCCACTCCATAATTATGATGACAGGATTGAGCTTGATTGGAATCAATACTCAGTGGTCACTTTGGAGAAACCGCTTCACTACTCCCACTTTCATCATGTGGTCCAGAATCATTATTCAGACCTCATACTCTGTTGGAAGAAACTCAAGGAACGAAATTACAAACGCATTGGCCTTATTGTGCGCGATCACCTTTCAAGTCGTTGGGGTTACCAATGGGAGTCGGCGCATCACCTGGTGCAATCCTCAACAACCACTCAAGAGAAAACGATACCTACCTTACAATTGAAGGACGAAAATCAGGAGGATCATGTAGATCTGGTTCGGTCCTGGTTAAAGCTTTTTAAACCTGATGCCGTGATAAGTCGTTGTGATTGTTTTTTCGAAGCTGCTGAAGGTCTTGGATTGAAGATCCCCAATAATATTGGTTATGTCAGTTTGAACGTCACCGATGACGTTGAGGGTGCCACCGGTATTCATCAGCATCGAGATATTATGGGAGCTACCGCTATTGATGTATTGAATAGTCTGCTACAACGGAATTTTCGTGGTGAACATCAAGTTTCCGTGGGTACCCAAGTTGATGGATCATGGATTGATGGAAAAACTCTTCTTAACAGGGTAGGATAGCCTGTATTTGGATTTAGTGACCAATATAGCTAGGGTGTTTCCAAGTGATCGTTCGGAGCAATTGAACAACCGTTTCGCGTTAAAAATTCTTCTATTCTTGAGTTTTTAAATGGCACACCCCGCAGGAGTCGAACCTGCAACCTCCTGATCCGTAATCAGGTGCTCTATCCAATTGAGCTAGGGATGCACAATAAAGGCGATAAGTTCTGTAAAGCTTTTGAAAGCTGTCAAGTATCTCTTTCGACTGTTTTTCATGGATGTTCACTCCGATGGTATGTGGGTATAAAAAAAGCTCCGGAATTCACCGGAGCTTTTTGAAAATTGTCTAGTAATATGTCTTATGCGCTCGCCGCTTTTGGCAGATCCGCCGGAAACTCTATACTATGCGTATCTTTTCGTTTCACTTTGCTGAGACGGTGCTTTCGTCGAAGCATTCGGTCTAATTTATGAACCATGTCGTCAATGGATTTATAGAGGTCTTCAGTCTCTGAAGTTACGTTCAGACCTGGCCCACGCAACTCGATGTGGCCTTTGGCGATAAATTCTTTTGTATTGGTGACGTTTTGATTGTATTCTAATTCAACTCTAATTCGAATTATCCTATCGTCATGGTGGAAGAGCTTTGCAGTCTTCTCATGGACGATGAACTTAAGCGAATCAGTGAGTTCGATATGACG
Coding sequences within it:
- the raiA gene encoding ribosome-associated translation inhibitor RaiA, whose product is MNNPDVIITGRHIELTDSLKFIVHEKTAKLFHHDDRIIRIRVELEYNQNVTNTKEFIAKGHIELRGPGLNVTSETEDLYKSIDDMVHKLDRMLRRKHRLSKVKRKDTHSIEFPADLPKAASA
- a CDS encoding LacI family DNA-binding transcriptional regulator; protein product: MQNIPQRIRLKDIAEKAGLSVAAVSMALKNHRSLPATTIKRVQNLAESMGYAPDPALSALAAHRSRLRVHKDFSVIGLVSNWSREDAWTNLPSGKAVVEGAKARALELGFTIQHMWCNSKNLSANRFDQILKARGIRGLILAPLHNYDDRIELDWNQYSVVTLEKPLHYSHFHHVVQNHYSDLILCWKKLKERNYKRIGLIVRDHLSSRWGYQWESAHHLVQSSTTTQEKTIPTLQLKDENQEDHVDLVRSWLKLFKPDAVISRCDCFFEAAEGLGLKIPNNIGYVSLNVTDDVEGATGIHQHRDIMGATAIDVLNSLLQRNFRGEHQVSVGTQVDGSWIDGKTLLNRVG